From a region of the uncultured Desulfatiglans sp. genome:
- a CDS encoding Cyclic nucleotide-binding domain protein → MRNLLSKWLKIYPDEFGLFIWSTLLLFLIRSGNVLFDNFGETAFLKRFGVEYLPVVYMINSIATFVLMGIVTGIMVKLPGSRLLAYMQLFCGLSVAALRLVIPLGFDYIYPVFFILKAQYEVLLGLVFWNLANDLFNTRQSKRLFPLITAGGVLGGVIGSFATPSLAKAITIDNLLWIYLAISVLGAFMVQRMGVRFPSILFIDSPDQEKGKKKKGRSSLIEEFKKVGPMIKESKLVKILVVLTLMPNVVIPIINYQFNFAADQQFATESGMLLFFGYFRGAMNVISLVILLFVGRIYGRWGLPVALMFHPFNYILAFLAFLLRFDILSAMYARISTTVIRNTINNPGRAVLVGLVHPAYRAVIRPFLRGTIVRIGTLAGSGIIMLCEGLIHPRFLSVIACAFVGVWLFATFVLKRDYPKILLDLISRNMLDLKSIEGKELNQIFTDRKVRTELTEACASSRNDDCLWYARLLKSLDVSGLDDVILSALPQQDEKTRIALLAMLSPEAGEKAIPVLESLSVEAGPELMAAILQASNRLPAGLSRDFNLKIIDARQDPLIKAWAVAGLYPQAPSDYASIVEDWFASDHLEGKKAAAIAAGGSGDGAYLPRLQKMLAEEDDPALLVLVLEAIRKLAPADINALVEPFLGHQDENVRMAALRAYVIADDTASRRAIRLLDDPSDLIHEYAAEKLQEAPYQSVELFLESLTAPSRRVREGLFRVLETLNIKDLDVIRFARSQLQEAYTCLVVKDALLQQPESEQGRMLADHLEQKKDLLVENIIRLLAAQDTSGQMRLIWRGISSTNKTQRSNSIEALDSRIDASLSRILMPLLEGLSVSEALETGRKNYSLPRFNPSNPSDLYRYLLSSGDWVNVLFTLSLVAARETPIVEKERIQELTEADNPFVQQMAHHTLRRLEGTGSERKDDMEEEITIPDKVLRLKGIQIFEGLSVNELAAIASVTEEIVVEPGEIVIREGESGDTLYLIIQGCVAVLKGYAEKEEGKEGVELAQISDGDYFGEMALFEDAPRSATIRTLDKSRLLVLHKREFTEIVREYPQIALHICRALSQRIRELHSKVRTE, encoded by the coding sequence ATGCGAAACCTCTTGAGCAAGTGGCTCAAAATCTATCCCGACGAGTTCGGTCTGTTCATCTGGTCAACCCTGCTTCTTTTTCTGATTAGAAGCGGCAACGTCCTCTTCGACAATTTCGGCGAAACCGCCTTCCTGAAACGCTTCGGCGTCGAATACCTTCCTGTCGTCTACATGATCAATTCCATCGCCACCTTTGTCCTCATGGGCATCGTGACGGGGATTATGGTCAAGCTGCCGGGGAGCCGCCTGCTCGCCTACATGCAGCTCTTCTGCGGGCTCAGCGTCGCAGCGCTCAGACTGGTCATCCCCCTGGGCTTCGATTACATCTACCCGGTCTTCTTCATCTTGAAGGCTCAGTACGAGGTCCTGCTGGGGCTGGTCTTCTGGAACCTCGCGAACGACCTCTTCAACACCCGTCAATCGAAGCGTCTCTTTCCGCTCATTACCGCGGGGGGAGTCCTCGGCGGCGTGATCGGCAGCTTCGCGACCCCTTCTCTGGCCAAGGCCATCACCATCGACAACCTTCTCTGGATCTATCTGGCCATATCGGTGCTGGGGGCCTTCATGGTGCAGCGGATGGGGGTGCGCTTCCCCTCCATCCTGTTCATCGACAGCCCCGACCAGGAAAAGGGGAAGAAAAAGAAAGGCCGCAGTTCGCTGATCGAGGAGTTCAAAAAGGTCGGTCCGATGATCAAGGAATCGAAGCTGGTCAAGATCCTCGTGGTCCTGACGCTGATGCCCAACGTCGTCATCCCGATCATCAACTACCAGTTCAACTTCGCAGCGGATCAGCAGTTCGCCACCGAAAGCGGGATGCTCCTATTCTTCGGATATTTTCGAGGGGCGATGAACGTGATCAGCCTCGTCATCCTGCTCTTCGTAGGCCGAATCTACGGCCGGTGGGGGCTGCCGGTGGCGCTCATGTTCCATCCCTTCAACTATATTCTTGCGTTCCTGGCCTTCCTCCTCCGCTTCGACATCCTATCCGCCATGTACGCGCGTATTTCCACGACCGTCATCCGCAACACCATCAACAACCCCGGGCGCGCCGTCCTGGTCGGACTCGTGCACCCGGCCTACCGCGCCGTCATCCGGCCCTTTCTCAGGGGCACGATCGTCCGAATCGGCACCCTGGCAGGCTCCGGCATCATCATGCTCTGCGAGGGGCTGATCCATCCCCGCTTTCTGTCGGTCATAGCCTGTGCCTTCGTAGGCGTTTGGCTGTTTGCGACCTTCGTCCTCAAGCGGGATTACCCCAAAATCCTTCTGGACCTCATTTCGCGCAACATGCTCGACCTGAAATCCATCGAAGGCAAAGAGCTGAACCAGATCTTCACCGACCGGAAGGTCCGCACGGAACTGACCGAGGCCTGCGCCTCCAGCCGGAACGACGATTGCCTCTGGTATGCCAGGCTTTTGAAATCCCTGGACGTGAGCGGCCTCGACGACGTCATCCTCTCGGCCCTGCCCCAACAGGATGAAAAAACCCGCATCGCCCTCCTCGCCATGCTGTCGCCCGAAGCCGGCGAGAAGGCCATTCCCGTCCTCGAGTCTCTTTCCGTCGAGGCGGGCCCCGAGCTCATGGCGGCGATTCTCCAGGCATCGAACCGGCTGCCGGCCGGACTCTCGAGGGATTTCAATCTCAAGATCATCGACGCGCGGCAGGATCCCCTCATCAAGGCATGGGCCGTCGCGGGGCTCTATCCACAGGCGCCCTCCGACTACGCATCGATCGTGGAGGATTGGTTCGCATCCGACCATCTCGAAGGAAAGAAGGCCGCCGCCATCGCCGCCGGCGGCTCGGGAGACGGAGCCTATCTTCCCCGGCTCCAAAAGATGCTCGCCGAGGAAGACGACCCGGCCTTGCTGGTCCTGGTACTCGAGGCCATCAGGAAGCTCGCCCCGGCCGACATCAACGCGCTGGTGGAGCCCTTCCTCGGTCATCAGGATGAAAACGTAAGGATGGCCGCCCTCCGGGCCTACGTGATCGCAGACGATACCGCCTCCCGGAGGGCCATCCGCCTGCTCGACGATCCATCCGATCTCATCCATGAATACGCCGCTGAAAAACTTCAGGAGGCCCCCTATCAAAGCGTCGAACTTTTCCTGGAATCCCTGACAGCACCCAGCCGCCGGGTGCGGGAGGGGCTCTTCCGGGTGCTCGAGACACTCAATATCAAGGACCTCGACGTCATTCGCTTCGCCCGCAGCCAACTTCAGGAAGCTTATACCTGTCTGGTCGTGAAGGACGCGCTGTTGCAGCAGCCCGAATCCGAGCAAGGGCGGATGCTCGCCGACCATCTGGAGCAGAAGAAGGACCTCCTCGTCGAAAACATCATCCGGCTCCTCGCCGCTCAGGACACATCTGGACAGATGCGTTTGATCTGGCGGGGAATCTCCTCAACGAACAAGACCCAGCGATCCAACAGCATCGAGGCCCTCGACAGCCGCATCGATGCCTCGCTGTCGAGAATCCTGATGCCCCTGCTGGAAGGCCTCTCGGTCTCAGAAGCCCTCGAGACCGGACGGAAAAACTACTCCCTGCCGCGCTTCAACCCATCGAACCCGTCGGATCTATACCGCTATCTGCTTAGTTCGGGCGATTGGGTCAACGTGCTCTTCACACTGAGCCTAGTCGCCGCTCGAGAGACCCCCATCGTGGAGAAAGAACGTATCCAGGAACTGACCGAAGCGGACAACCCGTTCGTGCAGCAGATGGCGCATCATACGCTGCGCCGCCTGGAAGGCACCGGATCTGAAAGGAAGGATGACATGGAAGAGGAAATCACCATCCCTGATAAGGTGCTGCGTCTCAAGGGGATCCAGATCTTCGAAGGCCTTTCCGTCAACGAACTGGCTGCCATCGCCTCCGTCACAGAAGAAATCGTCGTCGAACCTGGCGAGATCGTCATCCGGGAAGGCGAATCGGGCGACACCCTGTACCTCATCATCCAAGGATGCGTCGCGGTCCTCAAGGGATATGCCGAAAAAGAAGAAGGCAAAGAAGGGGTCGAACTCGCGCAAATCAGCGATGGGGACTACTTTGGTGAAATGGCCCTTTTCGAGGACGCCCCACGCTCAGCCACCATTCGCACCCTGGACAAGAGCCGGCTGCTGGTCCTTCACAAGCGTGAATTCACCGAGATCGTCCGGGAATACCCGCAGATCGCGCTGCACATCTGCAGGGCCCTGAGCCAGCGGATCAGGGAGCTGCACAGCAAGGTCAGGACAGAATAA